The genomic DNA CGCCTGACGGAGGTCCGCAAATCGGGCGCGCAGCCGCTGCTGCGCCCGGACGGTAAGACGCAGGTCACGATCGGCTACGACGGCGACCGGCCGGTCGCCGTGGACACAGTCGTCATCTCTGCCCAGCACGCCCGAGAGCTGGAACTGGGCGACCTGCAGGAGATCCTGGCGCGGGACGTCCTCTCTCCCGTGCTGGAGGAACTGAACCTCGATTTGGACACGTCCACGGTCACCCAGATCCTCAATCCAGCGGGTAAGTTCATCGTTGGCGGACCCGTGGGTGATGCGGGCCTGACGGGACGGAAGATCATCGTCGATACCTACGGCGGCTTCGCCCGCCACGGAGGTGGAGCCTTTTCCGGCAAGGACCCCTCCAAGGTGGACCGTTCGGCCGCCTACGCGATGCGATGGGTCGCAAAGAACATCGTCGCTGCGGGCCTGGCACGCCGAGCCGAGGTCCAGGTGGCTTACGCTATTGGACAGGCTCATCCGGTGGGGCTCTATGTGGAAACTTTTGGCACCGAAACCGTGGATCCAGCGCGGTTGCCTGACGCGATCCGCGCCATCTTTGATTTGCGTCCGTTGGGCATCATCGACGAACTTGATTTGTTGCGGCCGATCTACCAGCGCACGGCTGCGCATGGCCACTTCGGGAGGACCGATGACGGGTTCCCGTGGGAGGCGACGAATCGAGTGGAGGAGCTGCGTCGTTTCTTCAGTGCGTCATAGGGGGCTGTAGGTGCAAGGAGCTGACGGCGTGGACGCACATCAGCCGTCCCTACTGCAGGGTTTCGCCGCTAGCCCACAGCCACCAGGCAGTCCTGAGGTGGCCCCGGAAAATCCCGTCGCTCGGGTGATCCTCGAAACACCGGTCCCACACCTCGACCAACCCTATGACTACGCGGTCCCCGCCGACATGGCGGAGACCGCAGCGGCGGGGTGTCGTGTTCGCGTGCGCTTCGGCGGTCGCGAACTGAACGGATTCATCACGGAACGTCGGCAGACCACCGAGGCGGGAGTGCGTCTGCAGCCGCTGCGCAAAGTCATTTCGGCGGAACCGGTGTTGCACCCGGAAGTCCTTCGGCTCTGCCGGGCGGTCGCTGAGCGTTCCGCGGGCGTCGTCGCGGATGTTCTTCGGGCGGCCATACCGCCCCGGATCGCGCGGGTCGAGAAAGAACCCCGGGCCGACGCCGAAGCAGCCCGTCAGGCTCTGGTGGAACCAACGCTGAACGCCTACGACGGCGGCGAAGCGTTCTGTGCTGAGCTGGCTGGCGGCCAGTCACCCAAGGCGGTGATCACCATCGCGCCCAACGCGATGCGTGGATCAGAACCACACGCCACGCCGAACAACTGGCTTAACGTGATGGCGGAGGCTGTGGCCGCCACAGTCGCGTCTGGGCGTGGCGCCGTGGTGGTGGTGCCGGACCAGCGCGATGTCGACCGCGTCTGCACGTTCTTCGACGAGATCTTCGGTTCGTCGGCCTATGCGCGCCTGACAGCGGAGGACGGGGCCACGCCACGCTACCGCAATTTCTTGGCGGTCAGCAGGGGCGAGGTCAAGATCGTCGTCGGCACTCGATCGGCGGCATTCGCGCCCGTGCGCAACCTCGGTTTGGTCCTCGTGTGGGAGGATCACGATTCCTCGCACGC from Zhihengliuella flava includes the following:
- the metK gene encoding methionine adenosyltransferase is translated as MIEANSLRLFSSESVTEGHPDKICDQISDAILDAMLEQDPNSRVAVETMTTTGLVHVAGEVTTEGYVEIPRLVRDTILDIGYDSSANGFDGERCGVSISIGQQSPEISAGVETSLEVRSGRSTDPRDAQGAGDQGIMFGYATDETDVLMPTPIYLAHRLSERLTEVRKSGAQPLLRPDGKTQVTIGYDGDRPVAVDTVVISAQHARELELGDLQEILARDVLSPVLEELNLDLDTSTVTQILNPAGKFIVGGPVGDAGLTGRKIIVDTYGGFARHGGGAFSGKDPSKVDRSAAYAMRWVAKNIVAAGLARRAEVQVAYAIGQAHPVGLYVETFGTETVDPARLPDAIRAIFDLRPLGIIDELDLLRPIYQRTAAHGHFGRTDDGFPWEATNRVEELRRFFSAS